The nucleotide window GTTCCCGTACGGCCTTGATAACAGCCTGTAGATCGTCGCGGCTCTTGCCGGAAACCCGGACCTGGTCTTCCTGGATTTGGGCCTGTACCTTGAGCTTGGTGTTTTTAATGAACTTAACGATTTCCTTAGCTGTTTCTTTGTCAATACCCTGTTGGATAGTGACCACCTGCCTGACGGTATCACCGGCTGCCGGTTCAATCCTGCCGTACTTCAGAGCCTTTAAATCTACGTTCCTTTTTACCATTTTCGATTC belongs to Thermincola ferriacetica and includes:
- a CDS encoding YajQ family cyclic di-GMP-binding protein; its protein translation is MAKDNSFDIVSVVDKQEIDNAVNQAMREIENRFDFKGSKSEVRHDGNTITLISDDEFKLKNVVDILESKMVKRNVDLKALKYGRIEPAAGDTVRQVVTIQQGIDKETAKEIVKFIKNTKLKVQAQIQEDQVRVSGKSRDDLQAVIKAVREHDFGIPLQFTNYR